The following are from one region of the Coffea eugenioides isolate CCC68of chromosome 2, Ceug_1.0, whole genome shotgun sequence genome:
- the LOC113763144 gene encoding polyamine oxidase 1 gives MDNNKNPRSSVIIVGAGISGISAAKVLAENGVDDMLILEASDRIGGRIRKEEFGEVTVELGAGWIAGVGGKQSNPVWELAKQSNLRTCFSDYSYARYNIYDRSGKIFPSGIAADSYKKAVDSAIQRLSQEANHDASTAHDVSVLAETPSTPKTPIELAIDFILHDFEMAEVEPISTYVDFGDREFLVADQRGYEHLLYKMAETFLTTKEDKILDSRLKLNKVVRELQHSRNGVSVTTEDGCVYEANYVILSVSIGVLQSNLISFRPPLPRWKTEAISNCDVMVYTKIFLKFPYKFWPCGPEKEFFIYAHERRGYYTFWQHMENAYPGSNILVVTLTNGESKRVEAQPDEETLREAMEVLRNMFGPEIPDALDILVPRWWNNRFQRGSYSNYPIYVNHQHVDDIKAPVGRVFFTGEHTSEKFSGYVHGAYLSGIDTSKALLDEMRKDKGRKNENQAFLLEPLLALTESLAQPDAVSNLHKYDIPRKLFLSSSKLGLPEAIV, from the exons ATGGACAACAACAAAAATCCCCGCAGCTCTGTCATAATAGTCGGGGCAGGTATCTCAG GGATATCGGCGGCGAAGGTGTTAGCGGAAAATGGCGTGGATGACATGTTGATATTGGAGGCGTCAGACCGGATAGGCGGGAGGATAAGGAAGGAGGAATTCGGCGAGGTCACGGTTGAGCTCGGCGCCGGTTGGATTGCCGGTGTGGGTGGCAAACAATCTAATCCCGTTTGGGAACTCGCCAAACAATCCAACCTCCGCACTTGCTTCTCCGATTATAGCTACGCCCGCTACAACATCTATGATCGGAG TGGGAAGATTTTTCCAAGTGGAATAGCGGCGGACTCATATAAAAAGGCGGTGGACTCCGCAATCCAGCGGTTGAGTCAGGAGGCCAACCATGACGCTTCCACTGCTCATGATGTGTCAGTTCTTGCTGAAACGCCGTC CACTCCAAAGACTCCTATTGAGCTGGCAATTGACTTTATTCTGCATGATTTTGAAATGGCAG AGGTTGAACCAATATCAACATATGTGGATTTTGGAGATAGAGAATTCTTGGTTGCTGACCAAAGAGGGTATGAGCATTTGCTCTATAAAATGGCAGAAACCTTTCTTACTACCAAGGAGGATAAGATATTGGACAGCCGTTTAAAACTCAATAAG GTTGTTCGGGAATTACAGCACTCGAGAAACGGCGTTTCGGTGACAACGGAGGATGGTTGCGTTTACGAAGCCAATTACGTGATTTTGTCCGTTAGCATTGGTGTCCTCCAAAGCAACCTTATTTCCTTCAGACCCCCCTTACCC AGATGGAAAACAGAAGCCATTAGCAATTGTGATGTTATGGTGTATACAAAGATCTTTTTGAAGTTTCCCTATAAGTTTTGGCCTTGTGGGCCTGAAAAGGAGTTTTTCATTTATGCCCACGAGCGCAGAGGCTACTATACATTCTGGCAG CACATGGAAAACGCATACCCCGGGTCAAATATACTGGTGGTGACATTAACAAATGGGGAGTCAAAACGCGTTGAAGCTCAACCGGATGAAGAAACCTTGAGAGAAGCCATGGAAGTTCTGAGGAACATGTTTGGACCAGAAATACCAGATGCTCTCGACATACTTGTACCACGTTGGTGGAACAATCGGTTCCAGCGCGGCAGCTATAGTAACTATCCAATCTATGTTAATCACCAACATGTTGATGACATTAAG GCACCAGTTGGAAGGGTGTTTTTCACAGGAGAGCACACAAGTGAAAAGTTCAGCGGTTACGTGCACGGAGCTTACCTTTCAG GCATAGACACGAGTAAAGCTCTATTGGATGAAATGAGGAAGGACAAGGGAAGAAAGAATGAAAATCAAGCTTTTCTCCTGGAGCCCTTGCTTGCTCTGACAGAATCTTTAGCGCAACCAGATGCAGTATCAAATCTCCACAAATATGATATACCTAGAAAACTCTTTCTTAGTAGTAGTAAGCTAGGCCTTCCGGAGGCCATTGTGTGA